The stretch of DNA gagaaaagataagatcctaaatttagtcgccttttacgatcatgcaataggggcagcaggtacaattctaatgccctccCTGCTATATCACTACCTGTAGAAGAGAAAGTATGATTCACTGATTGACATAAAACTAaggagttcagatacagaatcaCTGCACTGTAATGTCACTTATAGAACAACTAACGTTAATTATTTATACCCTCTTTACACAATGTTCATGTCATAACTCATAGTTCATTCGATTTCGGATTTTCCATATCAACTATTTTAAAATGCATGTGGATCCACCAGTCtccagatacatgtacatggcaCAACATTAAATTATAGgcgtaaaaaataaatatatcaatattctacTTATTGGCAAAATATTAGGCCTAGTTGGGTGACATTGATTAGGCCTATGGTGTGGCAATTCTCAAACATTACCGTTTTGCTGCTTCAACACGCCTTGTAATACGGATTCTTCGAGCTGCAATACGCTCATCTGGATCATTAGAATCTACATTAGGCCCTGTGTCTTCCTCTTCCCCACTTGAACTCATCTTTATTATCCTTTTCGTGAAGATAGGGAGACGACAGATAGACAGGAAGTTGTGTTAGTTGCTATGCGGAGGCCTTCGGGTCACGtgacaatattttattaacttCCGGTTAACAAAGATagagtaaaaataataatttctttTCATGCTTAAAAcgtcatatatatgtattgcatCTTTATTCTGCTGGTTTACGatggtatatatattagttCTGTAAAAGATGATAATTCAAAATTAACAGACTCCAAAGATACCGACTTCCTTTTCCGGTAAAAACCCAACATGGCGGTCAGTGTCATTTTGTTCACATGATGAAAATTGAAACTGAATCGACTATCATCTCATAAcctacattaaaaataaaatgtttagatGCACATATAAACTCCATAGTTACTGCTCATCACTCAACAccaattatttttgtgttcGTAGCATTGAATAAAGTAGTAATTCGGTGGTTTTATCGACTGGTTCTACATGTTTACGTCGGATAATAtccattttacattaaaatgtcTTGATGATAAAGCACGTGTTCAATCTAGATTAAATCTAATGCACTTTCTTAACATGTTACATTTCATAATGCGCATTTATGAACCTTGGTTGACGAGGATCTCTTAAAAAATAACGAATTACAATCTAACGGTTCACGGTATCCTCGCATTCGATGGTGGGGGTATTGGGATTTGAAGTAAATGACATGACCATTATCATATTCTACTTGAAAAAGCGAACGTATAGTATAGTTTCAGTTTTATCCGTTTCATTAACTGTTTCATATGTTTTGATAAACCAAGCTAAcagtaacaacactatatcgtGCTTTCATCTATCATCCTTCTGTATAAACCGGCACGTGTAAACGTGTTGCCTATCTCATGGTCTTTTTACATGCTCATTGCTGTATATTAGCATTTATACTGTTTCTACCTTAGTTTCAAAACAAGTGTCTGTGTAAGCAAACCATTTATTTTCGCAGTTTGATACTCCGAATGgctataaaataaacaagagtTTAAAGCTACCATCAATATATATGGATGTTTTTGAGACACCTAAATGGGTAAATAAAGTATGATTTAGTGTCGATTAGTCCCATATTCTGGTAATTTTGATGTCCCAAATATCGCGTCAAAATAAGGCATGGGGTATAAACTGGCAGGTTGGACTAATAAACGGTAACTCATTGTTTACTCACAATTATTTTGGTATCTCAAATGCGATATATTGCTTTACAGTAATAAACTCAACATTCATAACCTTCCAGGACATCagtaatttataatttaaaaaacgTTATTGTCAACTTAAAATTGTTCGAGAATCAGTTACTACAATCAGTAACTAGATTCTACATGCATAATTTTTCTCttaattttgattgtttttttacAGGCCGAGTCTGACAAAAGGAAGAACAATGTTATGCGCCAGTTGCGCATTGTCAAACTCTGTTTGAACATCTGTGTTGGTGAATCTGGTGACAGATTGACTAGGGCAGCCAAGGTGTTGGAACAGCTGACTGGTCAGCAGCCTGTTTTCTCTAAGGGTATGTATTTAGAAGAACCATGTATACTTTCTTATATAAGGCAGTGGTCCAGATAGTGAGGGTACAAGCATAATTTACTCTGTAAGAATACCTAGAAACTCTTGGAGAAAAATTAGGCCATACATGAAAATGGCAATATATGTGTCTTAGAcctcaaaataaaatgtttaaagtttattttctGGAAACACTTATATTCTGTATCATTAATAATACTTAGTTATGCACAGAATCATTGATATCAAGAAATAGTACCTAGCCAGGGTTTCTTTCTATGGGCTTTGTGGGGTAGATAATGGGCCCCTTTCCCTATGGAAAGTATTTCCAAATTTATGCAAAATACACCAAAAAGATAGTTCACACCTGGAGTTTTCCTTCCTAATTTGCAAATTTCTTTCCCATAATTAGGTAAAAAGGCCCATTCCCAATTAAATGGGGGAAAGTCCTGCTagcatacatttgtatatgctTGAGTACGTAGTTGGTTCTTTTTGGTTACAAAAAAAATCCTGCATGGTCTGAATTCACCGAGTTATAAtcatagttcattatacatatGTTTCAGGCATCTTATAGGAATATTGActgggaatgaaaattactatgttATAACTAAGATTTCGTACGCATGTTCGGGGTTCTTAATAAACATGTTATACTGTAAAGCATCATGAATTATTTGGTCGGTTTCAGCCCGTTACACTGTGCGTTCTTTTGGAATCAGAAGGAATGAAACCATCGCTGTGCACTGTACAGTCCGTGGAGCCAAGGCAGAGGAGATCCTGGAACGTGGACTGAAGGTAAGtttgtgtaaacaagatggaaTCAATTGTAGGTTGCTGTTTGGTTAAGAAGATGGTATCAATTGTACATGGTATAAGAGCTGAAACGATTGGTAATTTTTATAATCGATTAATTGGTCATGTTTAATCCATTACTAATCGATAAACCACTTTAATTGAAGGCattgaaattaaaaagtaaCCATATTGTCTAACTACACTAAACGTCAACATTTTTTGTCCGTCATCTTTTGGTATCAACTAAAACATTACGACATGACAGAGCACCTCCCTTATCTATAATATAGACTATACTGGTGCCtaccaataaataaaataattacaggGCTAAATTTTTAGAGGTTTTGCCAAAGGGAATGGGGCCTAAAATCAGCCCCAATTTTCGGCCCCAAATCATGCTGGGGGGAAAAGCCCTTATTTCCGTCCCTGTATCTTTCATCTTGTGTAACATTGTTTAAATCCAGTCTGCTATTTTGACACGTCTAGAGAGAAGTATCAGTTGAACAttagactagtaatccagaggtcccgagttagATCCCTGAAAAAGGCATTGATTATGTTAATTATAAAACCTGTATTCCTGCATCCTGTTACACCTCCCTGTGATTTGGacattgtacattttgtttacaggtgAGAGAATACGAGTTGAGGAAGAACAACTTCTCAGCCACAGGAAACTTTGGTTTTGGAATCCAGGAACACATTGATTTAGGAATCAAGTATGATCCCTCCATTGGAATCTACGGCATGGACTTCTACGTTGTTCTAGGAAGGCCAGGTATGTAAACATCTTTATTTAGCGTGATGGGAATTAGTGACGCTACTGTGAACATACTTAATTTGACACTGTCTTTGAAGCTAATTCATGAATATACAGTGCTAAATTAAGTAAAACAGTTTGGacacaaccctgcatatgggtaacagttacctgtttgagtaacagttacctgtttgagtTATCAATAAGATACCCAAATGAGGAATTCTGTGAAAGAAAAATGCAGgaagttgttttaaaactttttttatcaaaaaagggcgtaaTAAATTTAACATGGCACCATTACTAACATAACTTGtacattattaatcaaaatggtGAAAAGCACAAACTTAACCATCTCCATTGCTTACTATGGTGCaaaaaatagaacacaggtaaaagtcATTCAACCATGTCGTTACACAGAATTTCCCTAATcactgtagtgcaactagtacggcaacgatgttttgatccgtttccggtatcgcttcgaTATACGAGTACCGAGCAGGTAGGTTCCAACTTGAAGAGTTTAAATACATTGCGCATGGTGTTGCAGACCGATATTTAGCTcaagtgttaattagatatcctACCTTGTATTAAGATCGTGATTTCACGCAAAGTACTCctatttatcatacaattgtgACACTTACATACAGCTTGATGCGAGTTCCTAGCAAAAACTTCAAGTTTTCATCTGAATCTTGCTTATTATCCAAGATATTCACAAGATTTGACTGAGAAACAAATTATTAGGATCATATGCATCAATCTGATATGCACTTTGCTAAATTTGATGAAGAATAAAGAGTGTTTGACCCATTGTTTACATCGTTGTGTCAGTCTTTGCGCAACGGTTTTGATCGATGATATTGCGAAAAAGTGTACGGTTTGGAGTTTGAGATTGCAACGGTTTGGTATTTATATGATGGCATCTCCATGCGTAATAGAATCCAACCGTAACGTATtaagcacagggatctgagaattagttacagtttctATAATTATGGCCCCACCAGAATGCCCATAGActatttttagatgttttagggacgtaaattaaaaaaaaccagtaaAAATCCTATTCTACATTAAACACACAGAGTACAATGTAGAATAGGATATAGACCCtttaaacgtctaaaatggtctttggGTACTCTTGTGGGTCCACGATTACATCATAATTAATGTGCATAAAtctataaactgtaaataattatcagatccctAGCTGTGGCATTAATTACATTTGTCCAGTTCACCTTTAAAACAATAGTTTGCAGCTGTCCACTCGGTCACACTGACCAATGCATATATACTATTATACTAATTaggtacatttttattatacgAATGAGATGTGTGTACCTGCATCTGATATGTACATGATTTCGTATACTGTTTTTATGCCCATAATTACAATGCCTATAGGTCTCTCCAATCCTTTGATGTGGGATTAAAGAGTTTTTACTCTTTAAAACTTTTGAATTTATGAATTTTTTATTGCATACCAACAAAAACTATTTTGGGAGAATTTGCCATAGAGTCGGACATCTTGTACCGCCGTCCTCAATTCCTAGCGTAACCACAAGGATAATTGAATAAGTTACAGTTCATTTCAATATGGACCAACCAAAGAACCCATAGACCATGTTTACACGTTtaaggggtctagataaaaatcgGTTAAATCACATTCTACTAAGTATACGTATATATTGCGAAAGGTGGAAAGCTCCCcgacacacacaaaaaaaaaaaaaaaaaaaaaaaaaaaaatctaccacACCTGCGCTTTAGCGgccaaaaatcatatttctagGAAGTCTAAAGAAACAGATTACTAACGTTGGAAATAGCGATACCTTTTCCTTTTAAAATCGTATAAAATGGTCCATGGGCAATGTGTTGGGTGTACATTGATACAACTTTATCTAATTATCAGACTCTTGTGGGCGTAACATCTTGGTTTCTTGATGTCCCTTCATCGTTATTGAAATTACGTCAGATTTAATTTCGTGCCCGTTAATaactgatatttatattgtcactgtacacatgtacagtacctATGTCTGGCTAATGGCTATaaaacccaatgtatgataattctcTATCAACATTGGCAGTTACATGTAGATTTTGGTGTGCTAATAATTTCTtcagagttcaagaggtcacaaAAACACTGAGTTTAAGTCAATGTGAGAATTCATTATCTGGTTTATCGGTAGTCAGATACTGTCATTGTTTAATCGGTTGCTCATGACAACACACCAGAAGAAATCGAACCAAGTTTCCCCAAAAATCATCAACTGTTTATCAAATGATATTCTTATTCTATGCAGACGTATACGAACGCGTTTTATAATTTAACTTTAgcttttttttctatataactgGAACGACTAGTGATtttgcccgtgtaatatttttgcatgtaTCATTAGTGTAATTAAGCAttcgttgtcatattttgacatgcattggtgtgtgacataaactggttgttttcgCATATCTATCATGGCGCGGATAAGTTAAAACACagtcatatgatatatatatttctattatcgcaccaagtatttataagtatatttgAGTCATTGTGCGTGCTATTTGATACGGggttttttaattacaatagccaatgtatgcaaaaatatgacatgaacAAGGTTACTTTATATCAAGCGCATTACGGGATAAACTAGTATACCCATTTCTAGTCTACtacaaaattaagaaaacattACTTACTTTACTTGAAGCTTTCCTAAGTCGTCTAACCGCGTACACGTTAAATATTATGTCTGATGAATTTAATTCTAATAATAGTACACAAATTGGTCTATTTTCATGTCATTatctgaaagaaagaaatccaaaccgtacacttacttttgtttttaacttgTGTCTCAACCGTACACTATTGAAATTCAAAACCGTTGCGACACTAGTCTGATATCGAAcacaaattgttgaatttcataagtatattcaacattattgtaaacaaattatataccaATGGAAACGGGAAAGTCTAAAGATTTCCAATAttgaatcacagtaaaactataCCTCAAtataagtcggcaaatcgaagCTGAACGAAAAATTTTGCTGTGTTTTCTGTCATGTGTgatattcaaatgcattttttgaaatataagaaaacagataataatacatttttttggtTTGGTTGAAACTTATCATACTCTTCAGCAATCACTACATACCATGAATCATGGTATCATCCGTAACACCAGCAAATTAGTGATACAAAGCACAGTACCGTGGTCTTCATGTCGccgaagcgataccggaaacggatcaaaacatcgttgccgtactagttgcactacagtgCTAATGGCTATACACTGTAGTCAATGGAGAGAATCTAAATTGTCATCTTACAACAAAGTTACAcaacagaatttgatatttcacccACAGAAACATAGTCTTAGATCAATTGTAAGACATTCTGAAAATTATGACGCCATTTTTTGACaataatttttaaaagaaaGTTGTGTTTTTCTTTCACAGAATTCCTCATTagggtaacttattgattacttaAAACAGATGGGTAACTATTACCCATATGCAGGTAActtacccatatgcagggttgtgtCCAACCTGTAAAAAGGTGTTTTTGGTATGGAACCACCAAATTGTGAATGAGCCACACTAATAAATCAACAGTTTTAATGTTAGTAACTCCATGTGGGCACATTGGCACGGACCGAGGTTTTTGCTGTAATGCCTCTGACCGCTATTATCTTTGTGCAAAATTAAGGTCAACATCTTTGCAACACTAACACATATATATTGTGTTGTTGGTTACACGATGGTGATACACAACttaataaagaaatgaattGATTAATATGCATGAACTTTCACACTGCTGATGATGGTGCTGGTACAAATTGTGGATTTATTAGAATAGCAAGGCAAtcaagatatgattttaatcagatttaaTCCTTAATCGATGAGCATTTCATTAGAATGTATATCGAtcgttgttttgttattttgtatatagtggtgccagtgatttttctccttatataactggggTCGGTAAACGACCCCATTTCCAATGCCAAACCCCCTAATTTTTTCCCAACTagtttactgttttacaatatctaatcacCTATAATACCATGTTTAGTTAAGGATTAActttaatagattttttatgttatggagatataacacaaaaatctgagtgtactctaaataaaccgcgaagcggtttatgatgagagtacactcagatttttgtgttatatctccataacataaaaaatctattcaaattaatccttataattcaatttactaaagataatctcttcaacatttaaaattcattttgggactcttttgtctatgaaattattacgccgtcatctcagccaatcagaagcgacgttacaaacggcgacgccattttttcctctatgggctgataaagtaaattgttaagccaatgaaaatgctcgtaacaagcaaaattgaattattaatgGGTAAAGTTTTTCCCAAAACTACTCTTTTTgcgattaaaaattcccaatttgttacaaaaacttttttccaaaataccctgaaaaatcactggGTCCTCTATTCATAGCAGTCTGCAACTTTAAGCACAGCTCATAGGCAAGGTGTTGGGGATTTTAAGAACAATGAGGCAATTTAAAATAAGGCCGCTAGAAGGGGAATGGGGCCGTTTAGCGGTCTTAAAATGATAGTAGAATCAGCCTTGTAAAATGAATTGTGATAAATCAAACCAAAAGGAATTGTTTCACTAATTATCATAAATGAAATAGGGGAAGGGGCACATgcttatatatttaatttgtcaGGAAATTGTCTACAGGCATCCTTATTGACCAATTCAAATGATCAAATATGTTTGTCTCAGATTTGAAGATGATTTTATCTGTGTTCACAGGTTTCAACATTTCACAGAGAAGGAGGAGGAAGAGCAAGATTGGCTGTCAACACAAGGTCAATAAGGAGGAATCCATGAAGTGGTTCCAACAGAAGGTAGGATACTTGATAAAAATGCTTTGCCTTAAAACAGAGGTATTGTGAAAAagaattgtatttgtttatattgaacACTTCTATTGGTTTTTTAGCTCACAAATCGTGTATTTGTAAAGGATGTGTTCTATTTTGTGTGCACATTGGCACGGACCGAGGTTTTTGCTGTAATGCCTCCGACCGCTATTATCTTTGTGCAAAATTAAGGTCAACATCTTTGCAACACTAACACATATATATTGTGTTGTTGGTTACACGATGGTGATACACAAAAATTTTTGGTAGATTGTACATCAGTTTTAGTTTCATCCTAATTTGATTGTGGGTGCTTGCTATATGGTGAATCATTGTCCTATATTGTCAGTACATTCATGTCCCTCTTTTCATTATATCAGGCCATACCTATCAGATCTTGCTTATGACAATACAAGAATTCCACgaaagtggatgtgtcgcctgcacagcgtCACcataaaatagttatttacagttgaaaatattgttaataattaggtgaagttatcaagctcgtaactcttgcaaatattggcAGATTTTGACTATTATTGAAATCATCctagatctcattaatataaaataactataAATATTTGGTTGAAAATGGGCTATACATTTTTAAGTTATCGagtggaaaccatggatttatctgttttgacgattttaaagtcctgtaagtcttgcaaatattgacggattttgaccattgaTATAAAGTAATATACCTAATTTGGTTCAAATCGGACGATAAatacttaaaataaatattacacacATCTCATAGGAATGGGGAGTGAGTAGTATCATGCTATAATTTGTTGTAagcatattttactgtatacagATTATAGAATGCACAAAAACAGTCCTTTGAATGTGTAAATTCGTCTTAGAAACAATTTTAGCTTGATGTTTTATACCTTTAAAATCCTGTCTTATAATTTGCCTTGTTTGTATTTTTCAGTATGATGGTATCATTCTTCCTGGGAAGTAAACAGACTGaccttaaaaaaaaaagaaaaaaaagacaatgCTTCTCTGTATCGGCATTAAACTGGCTGTGACGAGAATATCAAGTGTTCTTCATTTGTAGTTTCACCTATGTATAATGGAAAGGTCAAATGGTCCTCGGTGAAAAAGGATGTTTATATCACCTGTCTAAACTATACAATGTGGGCTTATGTTGTATGCGAGATGCCAACTTCCATGTTAAGATCACCTTACTTAGCGGCATCTTCTAGTTTATGTACAGGGTCAAGCGTATCCATAAATTGCCATTGATAAATCTTCTAGTTCATGTTAAGGGTCAAGCGTATTTATAAATTGccataattgataaatgtattttttttcagtaaatataaacaacattGATGTTTGACCCTGGTAGGCAAATGATGATtcaattatatcaatatggtaCTTATATTTTAAAGCGGGGAACAACAAGATATATATTAAGCTGCAATACATACAAATCATTGATCTAGTTCTGTTAAACTGTACTAGACATGTTATTTACATACTAGCAAGCTATCGCTAAACTTACTAAGGAAACTTCACATTAAACACTATGGAGAAGGTACATTACATGCAAGCTCTCACAAAATTCTTGTGAAAGATTTTGTCCCAAGAAATTTTGAAGTGGTAATGTGATTGatcaatttgaaatgtcatGAGAACATGACCCCTAAAGGATGTTTGATCTTATATGAAATGGAGTGAGAATATAGATCAGGATTTTAATCggataattgttttaaatatcaaaatgattgCTACTCTCTGAATCCTTTACAGTATCTAAATGCACAATGTATAGTACCGACATACGTAGATGATCCCTTGGCCTCTTGACGGCACAATCAGAGCGCCGTTCCAAATCAACAGCATTGGCTGtctgaaagtgaaagtagaagtagTGCTAAAATTAGCGATCTTCAAGACGGAAACGAGCCCTCTGataggtcagaatttagatCATCGACCAGAAATGGGACTGTAGTGGAAATATTTGCCACCACATGACAGCAGTAGTAAAGCACCGTAAAAGCCGCGGATTCTGTCAAGGCCAACAAAGACTCTAGGAGTGTAATATATTATCTTGCCTTGACATGTGAAGATGAGAATTACGTGGTACATGATTTAGAGAGACATCATTCGCCTTGAGAGTTAATTAAGAAAACATTATTACAGTGATTGTCAGATTCTGCATGAGGTGTATATTTGGGGATCGGAAGGCTTCTTACAGAATTCGATGGAGCATTCCTAGATGGTGTGTATTCCTTAGTGTCTACAACAGGTGACCAGAAGAAAACTGCTGTTGATGGTAACCCAggcgatatatacactaacgttaataagtgtagcgtagtgtagtgcgatcacccgtgggtctccgacgatgtaACCCAATCAGCACTGTAATTTCAAAGTGGACCGTTCCAGTCATTGAGTAGAAGGGTCCAAACATGTCTCCTGGATTGAATGAGTTACCGTATAAGACTCAATAAGGGCCAAGGGTGTTTAAAGAATTGAAAAAGTGCTAATACggcaaaattattgcaaatattcATACAgtttttggtctttatttatgcctaaGCAATTGAAATCAAGGCCACAAAAATGGGGAGGAGCGCTTATTTGGTCAATCTCTATCGCAGGGCATGGTAACGGTTTGTCTTTTTCTCCATTCCAGGGCATGGTACAGTCTGCCCTTACCGCCATCCCAGGGTGTGGTACCTGGCTGTCCTTACCTCTATCAAAGGACATGGTAACGGACTGTCCTTACCTCCATCCCAGGGCATAGAACAGATTGGCTGAAATGACTCGTGCATATTTTGAGATCAGGACATGGTACAGTTCTTGCCTGTCCATACATCAGTTATCGATGAATGGAAAGTCTAAGAAGAGACAAAAATCTTACCAGTGAATGAGATTGTTATCTGTGCATCCCTATACACCTGTGTCGGGTGGGAAGATGTAGTAGGGGTTGAACTTTTGACCTCTAAACACTAGCCAGATACACTA from Argopecten irradians isolate NY chromosome 15, Ai_NY, whole genome shotgun sequence encodes:
- the LOC138309366 gene encoding large ribosomal subunit protein uL5-like translates to MAAESDKRKNNVMRQLRIVKLCLNICVGESGDRLTRAAKVLEQLTGQQPVFSKARYTVRSFGIRRNETIAVHCTVRGAKAEEILERGLKVREYELRKNNFSATGNFGFGIQEHIDLGIKYDPSIGIYGMDFYVVLGRPGFNISQRRRRKSKIGCQHKVNKEESMKWFQQKYDGIILPGK